A window of the Salarias fasciatus chromosome 7, fSalaFa1.1, whole genome shotgun sequence genome harbors these coding sequences:
- the LOC115392568 gene encoding leucine-rich repeat-containing protein 4C-like, with protein sequence MLNKMTSSQQQQTMRGPRWNRALSDPLFVLLLALQLLVVAGLVRAQTCPSVCSCSNQFSKVICTRRGLRDVPDGISTNTRYLNLQENLIQVIKVDSFKHLRHLEILQLSKNHIRKIELGAFNGLASLNTLELFDNRLTTIPNGAFEYLSKLKELWLRNNPIESIPSYAFNRVPSLRRLDLGELKRLSYISDGAFEGLSNLRYLNLGMCNLKEIPNLIPLVKLDELEMSGNQLSVIRPGSFKGLIHLQKLWMMHAQIQTIERNSFDDLQSLVELNLAHNNLTLLPHDLFTPLHHLERVHLHHNPWNCNCDILWLSWWLKEMVPANTSCCARCSSPTAHKGRYIGELDQNYFHCYAPVIVEPPADLNVTEGSAAELKCRASSLTSVSWITPNGSIMTHGAYKVRISVLNDGTLNFTNVTMQDTGIYTCMVSNSAGNTTASATLNVSSTENSSFSYFTTVTVETIETPHNEGFTTTVHQKVGPTPSAGTWEFVSSTSTTTTTVRTPPSTRATEKTYTIPVTETGVDGSLNGLDEVMKTTKIIIGCFVAITLMAAVMLIIFYKMRKQHHQQNHHAPTRTIEIINVDEDCVTGGPGMEGHLTLPPLEHEHLNHYNAYKAAYNHASTINSIHSSAHEPLLIRASSKDNVQETQI encoded by the coding sequence ATGTTAAACAAGATGacctcctctcagcagcagcagacgatgCGAGGTCCTAGGTGGAACCGGGCCTTGTCCGACCCTTTGTTTGTGCTGCTCCTggccctccagctgctggtggtggccGGACTGGTCCGTGCTCAGACGTGTCCCTCGGTCTGCTCCTGCAGCAACCAGTTCAGCAAAGTCATCTGCACCCGCAGAGGCCTGCGGGATGTTCCCGATGGCATTTCTACCAACACGCGCTACCTGAATCTGCAAGAAAATCTCATTCAGGTCATAAAGGTGGACAGCTTTAAGCACCTCAGACATCTGGAGATTTTGCAGCTGAGCAAAAACCACATACGCAAAATTGAGCTCGGCGCTTTCAATGGACTCGCCAGCCTCAATACCTTGGAGCTTTTTGATAACCGGCTCACCACCATCCCAAACGGGGCATTTGAGTACCTGTCCAAACTAAAGGAGCTTTGGCTGAGGAATAACCCCATAGAGAGTATTCCCTCTTATGCTTTCAACAGAGTGCCCTCATTACGACGGTTGGACCTCGGGGAGCTCAAGCGGCTCTCCTACATATCTGACGGGGCTTTCGAAGGGCTGAGCAATCTACGCTACTTAAATCTGGGAATGTGCAATCTGAAAGAAATTCCCAATCTTATTCCCCTGGTGAAGCTGGATGAACTTGAGATGTCAGGAAACCAGTTATCCGTCATCCGGCCAGGTTCATTTAAAGGGCTCATCCACCTGCAGAAGCTGTGGATGATGCATGCTCAGATCCAGACCATAGAGAGGAACTCTTTCGATGACCTGCAGTCACTAGTGGAGCTCAATTTAGCCCACAATAACCTTACCCTTTTGCCCCATGATCTCTTCACCCCTTTACATCACCTGGAAAGAGTGCACTTGCACCACAACCCATGGAATTGCAACTGTGACAtcctgtggctcagctggtggctAAAGGAGATGGTACCAGCGAACACCAGCTGCTGTGCCCGCTGCAGCTCACCCACGGCTCACAAGGGACGGTACATCGGTGAGCTGGACCAGAATTACTTTCACTGTTATGCTCCTGTTATTGTGGAGCCGCCAGCAGACCTAAATGTGACAGAGGGAAGCGCTGCAGAGTTGAAATGTAGAGCCAGCTCCTTGACCTCGGTAAGCTGGATCACGCCCAACGGTTCCATCATGACACACGGCGCATACAAGGTCAGAATCTCCGTGCTGAATGACGGCACACTGAACTTCACCAACGTTAccatgcaggacactggcatATACACGTGCATGGTGAGTAATTCTGCAGGTAACACGACGGCATCTGCCACACTCAACGTGTCCTCGACAGAGAACAGTAGCTTCAGCTACTTCACCACAGTGACAGTGGAGACAATAGAAACGCCACATAATGAAGGCTTCACCACGACTGTGCACCAGAAGGTGGGCCCGACTCCCTCCGCCGGCACGTGGGAGTTCGTTTCATCCACCTCTACGACCACGACGACCGTCCGGACCCCGCCGTCGACCCGCGCCACGGAGAAGACGTACACCATCCCCGTCACAGAGACGGGAGTGGACGGCTCCCTCAACGGCTTGGACGAAGTCATGAAGACGACCAAGATCATTATCGGCTGCTTCGTCGCAATCACGCTCATGGCAGCCGTCATGCTGATCATCTTCTACAAGATGCGCaagcagcaccaccagcagaACCACCACGCGCCCACGCGCACCATCGAGATCATCAACGTGGACGAGGACTGCGTAACGGGAGGCCCGGGCATGGAGGGCCACCTGACTCTGCCTCCTCTCGAGCACGAGCACCTCAACCACTACAACGCCTACAAGGCCGCGTACAACCATGCCTCCACTATCAACTCCATACACAGCTCAGCGCACGAACCTTTGTTAATCCGGGCCAGCTCGAAAGACAATGTA